In a single window of the Zea mays cultivar B73 chromosome 5, Zm-B73-REFERENCE-NAM-5.0, whole genome shotgun sequence genome:
- the LOC100275520 gene encoding uncharacterized protein isoform X1, translating into MDRATMSSNQAGKVLKKGKKKQAKDELDRQKQAEKKRRRLEKALANSAAIISELEKKKQQKKEEQQRLDEEGAAIAEAVALHVLIGEDSDEPCHLMLNKHHIRCNHWAPSAAFEFTVDAQPAEVYPSEDGLVCGSHAYAPRAPKGRRADWGIGQALPCWGEVSDLQGPYYQGTFRQSVTCPGFIAAQAVSSLQIREESPEVTSPSHGADAAATVVNRMLGGTSRLNLYRGI; encoded by the coding sequence ATGGACAGGGCTACCATGAGCAGCAATCAGGCAGGCAAAGTGTTGAAGAAAGGAAAAAAGAAGCAGGCCAAGGACGAGCTGGACCGCCAGAAGCAGGCGGAGAAGAAGCGGCGCCGACTTGAGAAAGCGCTGGCAAACTCGGCTGCCATAATCTCGGAGCTGGAAAAGAAGAAgcagcagaagaaggaagaacaGCAAAGGCTGGACGAGGAAGGTGCTGCCATAGCAGAAGCAGTCGCTCTTCATGTCCTCATAGGCGAGGACTCCGATGAACCCTGCCATTTGATGCTGAACAAGCACCATATAAGGTGCAACCATTGGGCCCCCTCGGCTGCTTTTGAATTCACCGTGGACGCACAGCCCGCCGAGGTGTACCCGTCTGAGGATGGACTGGTATGCGGCAGCCATGCGTATGCTCCCAGAGCCCCCAAGGGGAGGCGGGCTGATTGGGGGATTGGACAGGCACTGCCATGCTGGGGAGAAGTGAGTGACCTCCAAGGCCCGTACTACCAAGGAACGTTCCGTCAGTCTGTTACCTGCCCTGGCTTCATAGCCGCTCAGGCTGTGTCATCGTTGCAGATCAGGGAAGAGTCGCCAGAGGTCACCTCTCCAAGCCATGGGGCCGATGCTGCTGCGACCGTGGTTAACCGGATGCTTGGTGGCACCAGCAGGCTCAACCTTTACAGGGGGATATAA